A genomic stretch from Gopherus flavomarginatus isolate rGopFla2 chromosome 3, rGopFla2.mat.asm, whole genome shotgun sequence includes:
- the CD8B gene encoding T-cell surface glycoprotein CD8 beta chain isoform X2: protein MEWPWLFLYLSLHITGCQKTPPIFQTPPRIIALNNSTMELVCALKSEQFTQSGIYWYRWSKEIQDFQYVLFSNVFQKHTITNNIDKDRFNVSKGSSRHAYTLKIRKLQPLDAGTYYCAVSHSSELLFGNGTELSVGSSCSAFILAPLVACAVILLLSLVAAIRRFQHLRRRLRLHFNKQVPK from the exons GTTGCCAGAAAACCCCACCTATATTTCAGACTCCACCACGTATTATAGCCCTGAACAACAGTACGATGGAATTGGTCTGTGCATTGAAAAGTGAACAGTTTACCCAATCAGGGATCTATTGGTACCGATGGAGCAAGGAGATCCAAGACTTCCAGTATGTactattttcaaatgtttttcagaAACACACCATCACCAACAACATCGACAAAGATAGGTTTAATGTGAGTAAAGGAAGCTCTCGGCATGCATACACTCTGAAGATCAGGAAGCTTCAGCCTTTGGACGCTGGCACATATTACTGCGCTGTCTCCCATTCCTCAGAGCTGCTCTTTGGCAATGGAACGGAGCTTAGCGTGG GTTCTTCCTGCAGCGCCTTCATCTTGGCCCCATTAGTGGCATGTGCTGTAATTTTACTGCTGTCTCTGGTTGCTGCCATTCGTCGCTTTCAGC ACCTGCGCAGGAGACTACGGCTTCACTTCAACAAACA GGTTCCTAAGTAA
- the CD8B gene encoding T-cell surface glycoprotein CD8 beta chain isoform X1, with protein sequence MEWPWLFLYLSLHITGCQKTPPIFQTPPRIIALNNSTMELVCALKSEQFTQSGIYWYRWSKEIQDFQYVLFSNVFQKHTITNNIDKDRFNVSKGSSRHAYTLKIRKLQPLDAGTYYCAVSHSSELLFGNGTELSVVDSLPSTEKPTEKTPPPVKPLGCKTSSITPAKMRGSSCSAFILAPLVACAVILLLSLVAAIRRFQHLRRRLRLHFNKQVPK encoded by the exons GTTGCCAGAAAACCCCACCTATATTTCAGACTCCACCACGTATTATAGCCCTGAACAACAGTACGATGGAATTGGTCTGTGCATTGAAAAGTGAACAGTTTACCCAATCAGGGATCTATTGGTACCGATGGAGCAAGGAGATCCAAGACTTCCAGTATGTactattttcaaatgtttttcagaAACACACCATCACCAACAACATCGACAAAGATAGGTTTAATGTGAGTAAAGGAAGCTCTCGGCATGCATACACTCTGAAGATCAGGAAGCTTCAGCCTTTGGACGCTGGCACATATTACTGCGCTGTCTCCCATTCCTCAGAGCTGCTCTTTGGCAATGGAACGGAGCTTAGCGTGG TCGACTCTTTGCCTTCCACTGAAAAACCTACAGAGAAAACGCCGCCCCCAGTGAAACCTTTGGGGTGCAAAACCTCTAGCATAACTCCTGCTAAAATGAGAG GTTCTTCCTGCAGCGCCTTCATCTTGGCCCCATTAGTGGCATGTGCTGTAATTTTACTGCTGTCTCTGGTTGCTGCCATTCGTCGCTTTCAGC ACCTGCGCAGGAGACTACGGCTTCACTTCAACAAACA GGTTCCTAAGTAA